A genome region from Geodermatophilus bullaregiensis includes the following:
- a CDS encoding flagellar FlbD family protein: protein MIRVTRLNGEHFALNPDLIERVEGHPDTVLFLVDGTKYIVSEHVDDVLDEIREYRASILATAYAMDRGTYRTPAQPADDAPRASVVPFPAREER, encoded by the coding sequence GTGATCCGTGTGACGCGCCTGAACGGGGAGCACTTCGCGCTCAACCCCGACCTCATCGAGCGGGTCGAGGGTCACCCCGACACCGTGCTGTTCCTCGTCGACGGCACCAAGTACATCGTCTCCGAGCACGTCGACGACGTCCTCGACGAGATCCGCGAGTACCGCGCGAGCATCCTCGCCACCGCCTACGCGATGGACCGCGGCACCTACCGCACCCCCGCCCAGCCGGCCGACGACGCGCCCCGCGCGTCGGTCGTGCCCTTCCCGGCCCGCGAGGAGCGCTGA
- a CDS encoding flagellar hook protein FlgE yields the protein MLRSMFSAISGLRAHQTKLDVTGNNIANVNTVGYKSSQTVFEDTLSQVIRNGSAPTDQTGGTNPAQVGLGVKVAGITTNFGQGSTQNTGRSTDFMISGDGFFVTRSGNESLYTRAGSFDYDGLGNLVTPDGAQLQGWMAQDGVVSTNGAIGPLTIPFGQVMAPTRTREGTVVGNLSTASTAADPLATPPVAATAVQTQITAYDSLGTAHQIALTFTKAGANQWDVAASEGGVPIGGAQRMSFDPSTGLPLTGTAFTVPVAGANWPGGGIAVDLNGMTEFGGKTSLTPDDVDGNAMGTLQSISLSGDGTIMGVYSNSLREPIGKLALATFANPSGLSKAGNTSFRVGDNSGQPVIGEAGSGGRGSLTAGALEMSNVDLAEEFTGLIVAQRGFQANSRVITSSDEILQDLVNLKR from the coding sequence GTGCTCCGATCGATGTTCTCGGCCATCTCCGGCCTGCGCGCCCACCAGACCAAGCTCGACGTCACCGGCAACAACATCGCCAACGTCAACACGGTCGGCTACAAGTCGAGCCAGACCGTCTTCGAGGACACCCTGTCCCAGGTCATCCGCAACGGCTCGGCACCGACCGACCAGACCGGCGGCACCAACCCCGCGCAGGTCGGTCTCGGCGTCAAGGTCGCCGGCATCACGACCAACTTCGGCCAGGGCTCCACGCAGAACACCGGCCGCTCGACCGACTTCATGATCAGCGGCGACGGGTTCTTCGTGACCCGGTCGGGCAACGAGTCGCTGTACACCCGCGCGGGGTCCTTCGACTACGACGGCCTCGGCAACCTGGTCACGCCCGACGGCGCCCAGCTGCAGGGTTGGATGGCCCAGGACGGCGTCGTCTCCACCAACGGCGCGATCGGCCCGCTGACGATCCCCTTCGGCCAGGTCATGGCCCCGACGCGGACCCGCGAGGGGACGGTCGTCGGCAACCTGTCGACGGCGTCGACGGCCGCCGACCCCCTCGCCACCCCGCCGGTCGCGGCCACCGCGGTGCAGACGCAGATCACCGCCTACGACTCGCTGGGCACCGCCCACCAGATCGCCCTGACCTTCACCAAGGCCGGCGCCAACCAGTGGGACGTGGCCGCCAGCGAGGGCGGCGTGCCCATCGGCGGCGCCCAGCGCATGTCCTTCGACCCGTCGACCGGCCTGCCGCTGACCGGCACCGCGTTCACCGTCCCGGTCGCCGGCGCCAACTGGCCCGGCGGTGGCATCGCCGTCGACCTCAACGGGATGACCGAGTTCGGCGGCAAGACGTCGCTGACCCCGGACGACGTCGACGGCAACGCCATGGGCACGCTGCAGTCGATCTCGCTGAGCGGCGACGGCACGATCATGGGCGTCTACTCCAACAGCCTGCGCGAGCCGATCGGCAAGCTGGCGCTGGCCACCTTCGCCAACCCCAGCGGCCTGTCCAAGGCCGGGAACACCAGCTTCCGGGTGGGCGACAACTCCGGTCAGCCGGTCATCGGCGAGGCCGGCAGCGGTGGCCGCGGCTCGCTGACCGCGGGCGCGCTGGAGATGTCCAACGTCGACCTCGCCGAGGAGTTCACCGGCCTGATCGTCGCCCAGCGCGGCTTCCAGGCCAACAGCCGCGTCATCACAAGCTCCGACGAGATCCTGCAGGACCTGGTCAACCTCAAGCGCTGA
- a CDS encoding flagellar hook capping FlgD N-terminal domain-containing protein — MTDPVGGVGSTPASYTATTSVDRSDQMGKDTFLQLLVAQMRYQDPGNPTSTTEFMSQTATFTQVEKLEEIASQNASLLSLQRSLSAGALVGHTVSWTAEDGTTQTGSVSSVRFSGDEPTAVVAGTEVSLGRLTEISLPA; from the coding sequence ATGACCGACCCCGTGGGCGGTGTGGGCAGCACCCCGGCCTCGTACACCGCCACGACCTCGGTGGACCGCAGCGACCAGATGGGCAAGGACACGTTCCTGCAGCTCCTGGTCGCCCAGATGCGCTACCAGGACCCGGGCAACCCCACGAGCACGACCGAGTTCATGTCGCAGACGGCGACGTTCACGCAGGTCGAGAAGCTCGAGGAGATCGCCTCGCAGAACGCCTCGCTGCTGTCCCTGCAGCGCTCCCTGTCCGCGGGGGCGCTGGTCGGCCACACCGTCAGCTGGACCGCCGAGGACGGCACCACCCAGACCGGGTCGGTCTCCTCCGTCCGCTTCAGCGGCGACGAGCCCACCGCGGTCGTCGCGGGCACCGAGGTGTCCCTCGGCCGCCTGACCGAGATCTCGCTGCCGGCATAG